The sequence below is a genomic window from Arthrobacter sp. U41.
AAACGGGGTCGAGCCCGGCGTTCTGCACCCGTGGGGCGGGCCGTACTAGGGGGTTCTAAAAGGACAAGATCCGGACGCGGAGAGAGGGGCCACGCAGATCGAGTACCTGTTTATTGTGCCAGATCAGCGGCGGGATTTCGACTTGACACCCGCAACCGGTCCATTTGGGGGCCTGAGGTGAGTCAGGAAGTCCAGACGTAGAGGCCTGATTTGCTGGCAGGGTCGACGCCGGCGGCCAGTTCCGCGAGTTGCCTGACGTAGCGGCCTGCCTGCTCCGCGCCGAAGGGCATGTCCTCCTCGGCGGCCCAGCTTTCGGCGACGTCGGCCAGGACGTCGCCTTCCCCCTCGGTCTCATAGCTGAGCAGCTCGGCAAGGGCCCGGACCATTGCCGGCGGGACGCCGAGCAGGGAGTCGCTGGCGACATCGACCATGGCGAGTTCGTAGTCGGCGCCGGAGGCGTGGACGGCAGTGCCGGCCAGGTCGCCCAGGCGCTCGACCTCGAAGTCGGTGATGTCCGCGATCCGGACGGCGCCGGGGGCCGCGGGGGCCCCGCCGTCCAGGGCGGTGGCGCGCTTGAGGGCTTCATCGTGGGTGGAGACAAAGACTTCGGTGAATCCCATGGAGCTCATCCTTAGGTGTCTGGCGGCGCTGGTCCGCTGTTTTCGGCGTCGCTTCAGCCTAGCCGCTCCAGCCCGGCGGGTGCTCAGACTGGACATGCCCTCCCCTTACCGTGACCAGTGGACATAAAGCCACTATGTCCACTCGCTGCCGCCTGCGCTGAACATGTCCCCGAGGCCCGATAGCTGCGGATGCGTGACGGGAACCGCGGGCACTCAGCGAACGGCGACGCGGATCCGGTTGCGCCACGGGTCCTCGAAGCGCAGTTCGGCGCCGGTGTGGTGGGACTGGACCCCGGCAGTCTTGAGGCGGTCGGCGAGGGTCCCGACATCGTCGCCTGCCGGTACTTCGATCAGCACCTCGCCGAGGCCCAGGGTGTCGCGGCGGGGGCCGGCGCCACGGCTGTTCCAGACGTTCATGGCCATGTGGTGGTGGTAGCCGCCGGCCGAGACGAACAGGGCCTGACCGTGCCAGCCCGCCGTCTTTTCGAACCCGAGGGTTCCGACATAGAAGTCCTGCGCGGACTGGACGTCGCCGACCTGCAGGTGGACGTGGCCGACGCCGGCCGCGGCCTCGCGCTGCCCGCTTACGGATTCCTCGGTCAGGAACTGCTCGAGGTAGCGCTGCGGCGGCAGGGCCAGGCTGTCCATCACCACGTTCTTGCCCTCCCAGGCCCAGGCCTCGCGGGGACGGTCCCAGTAGAGCTCGATGCCGTTGCCCTCCGGATCCGTAAAGTAGAAGGCTTCGCTGACCAGGTGGTCTGCGCTGCCAGTGAAGGACTGGGGCTCGTACTGCGCAGCGCTGGCGACGGTGGAGGCCAGGGCGGACTGGTCCGCGAACAGCAGGGCGGCATGGAAGAGGCCGGCCTCACCGCGGGAGGGGACGCTCAGGCCCGGCGCCGGCGCCAGGTGGACCAGGGGCTTCTGCTTGCGGCCCAGGTAGAGTCCGCCGTCCTGCTCCGTCACAATATCGAGGCCGAGGGCGCGCTGGTAGTAATCCGTCATGACCTTCATGTCGCCGACCTTGAGCATCACGGTGCCCATGGTGAGTTCTGCGGGAAGAAGATCCCGTGTGCTGTTTTCTGCAGTCATGTGATCGATCGCTCCGGTGCTTCGGTGGCCACCGACCCTCGATGACCTTTCATAGAACTAAATTCCTTGAAGCTTCAATTTATTCCTAGTGAATCCGAAGTCTCCTACCGGAGCAGTTCGCCGCGCAGCACGATATTCCTGAGGTCCCGCAGGGTGGCCAGATTGCTGCGTGGATCCTCGGCGCAGACCAGGACGTCGGCGCTGGCACCGTCCCTGAGGCCGCCGGCCCCGAGCCAGGCCCGCGCGGCCCAGGCGCCGGCATCGAGGGCTGCCCCGGCCGGGAGCCCGGCTGCGT
It includes:
- a CDS encoding VOC family protein, with protein sequence MTAENSTRDLLPAELTMGTVMLKVGDMKVMTDYYQRALGLDIVTEQDGGLYLGRKQKPLVHLAPAPGLSVPSRGEAGLFHAALLFADQSALASTVASAAQYEPQSFTGSADHLVSEAFYFTDPEGNGIELYWDRPREAWAWEGKNVVMDSLALPPQRYLEQFLTEESVSGQREAAAGVGHVHLQVGDVQSAQDFYVGTLGFEKTAGWHGQALFVSAGGYHHHMAMNVWNSRGAGPRRDTLGLGEVLIEVPAGDDVGTLADRLKTAGVQSHHTGAELRFEDPWRNRIRVAVR